The Callospermophilus lateralis isolate mCalLat2 chromosome 18, mCalLat2.hap1, whole genome shotgun sequence nucleotide sequence CTGTGAACACATCTAGTCTGACACTCACGCACACGCGTATGCTTGTGCAGACATACCTGCCACCCACCCACCGCCAGCAGGTGTGGTACTGCAGCCCTGAGAGGAGGCCCAGGAACTTGCCTTTGTAAGTAATTCCCTTGGCTCAGCCTCTTTGGATAGGTGGGACCGTGGGGTCTGAGCAGAGGGGCTCCAGGGCCCTGCAAGGTCATCCTGCATTTTGAACAGCAGACCTGCCAGGACAGAGGAGGTCTCAGCTGACCTGCCCAGCACTGACCTCTTTATCAGGCAGACAGGCTCAGAGCCTTCCCATGAGGCCACTGGGGTGTGCCAAGGTGATGAATCTCAGGAGGAACAGCACAGGGCAAGACCCAGGCATACCACCGCAGCACCTGCTGGCCAGAGCTGCAGGCCGCTCCCCCTGGGCCCACTGGCAGACCTCTGCCCGCACCCCAGGCCCCACCCAGCCCACAGGGTGctcattcctttccatctgacttCCCTGGGAGAAGACCAGGCAGAGGGTGACCAAAGCCCTGGGGGCTGAGTGCAGGGTCATCCCATCGATCGGGTCTGGAGTCCCCCACATGCCACATGCCACAGTGGGGGGCAAGCAGGCCCGTGCCTGGGGATGGAGCCACTGGCACAGAGTGCAGCTCAGTCGCCTCTTTGCCTTGACGGCACATCCAGCGGAGCAGTGGTCTACAGGGATCCAGGCATTCTGAAGGGCATTTGCTGATTACTTAATGTTAAAGGGGAAAACAGTCCAGCAGGGGTTCTGTCCAGAGTTCTGCAGAGGCATGACCCTCACTTGGCTAGCTGGGAAGTGCTTTCTCACAAGCAAGGCAGCAAGCCTGAGCGGAGGCCACACTGCCACCCTTACGactcaggctgaggcaggaggatccaggctTCGGGCCAGTCACAGCAACTCAGCGGGACCCCCCCTCAAGATAAAactaaagggctggggttgtggctcagtggtagagtggttgtctcacacgtgtgaggcactgggtttgatcctcagcaccacataaaaataaaaagtaaaaaagatattgtccatctacaactagaaaaatattaaaaaataaaaaaacaaagctaaagaggctggggatgtggcttagtggcagagcaccacTGGGCTCATCCTGTGCTGCAGAAAAAGAACTGCTGCCATGCTGGCTCCACAGAGACCTAACCCACATTAGGGTCTCACCACAGCACCCAGAGGAACACACCTGCCTGCCCTCCAGGCACTTCTGATCTGGAGAGCGCTTCCTGTTCACCACCTTACTTTTTGGTCATCCCTCATCCTAATGATGTGGTGTGAGCTGAGACAGGAACAGGGCAGTGGGTGCAGAGGGCTTACCCAGTGTGCAGAGCGAATCGGTCTCACCTCACTGCAGAAATCCCCCCTGCCTTGGGCCTCCTATTCAGTCATAGGGCCCTACGAGCATCTGGCAGGACTATACAGTGTTCTAACTAGTGACCACACCCCAGTCAGCCTGCCTTCAGGCAGCCTGACCTCCATATACCTTGTGCTTGTGCAGGGACCACCACATGCGCTTGCACGCCCTTTGGCTACAGGGCTAGATGGTAGTGCAGCTGGGCGGGGCTCCACATAGGGACCTGATTCCAGGGCGCCCCCTTGTAGCCAACCCCTGCTTTTGGAGGTTCATCTCAGCCAGCACAAGCCACAGCTGCCTGGCTGCACCAGGCTCGCCCCAGCACACTGTCTCTGTGCTCTTTCAATAGAGCACTTCCTTTCTTGTATCATCTGACTCACCTTCAAGTTCTTTTCTGTGACGTGGTCAAGAACCTGAGAAGATCTGCATGGAGACCTCCTTAAACCCCTGCCTGGTGACACACCATCTTCTGTAACATGCAGGCCTTTCCAGAGCACCCTTTCCAGGGGTGGGGAAGTCCTGGGAACAGGCTGCAGAGGCGGCTTGGGTGCAGGCGGGTTTCTTGGCTGGGCCCTAGCAGTGTGGCACCTGCCAGCCCTCTCCTTGAAGGACCTGCATCTGGCTGTCCCAAGCTCCTGCCAGGACAAGACGGAGGCCACGGGAGATGTGGCTGGAAGCAATGGGGCTTCTGGGGCAGGGGCAGGTCCCCTCTCCTGTGCAGGCACAGTGCAGGGTGGGAAGGCTCCCACAATGGAATGTAGATGAAGGGATTTACCAGAAAGATGACAGCCCCCCTGAGGGGTATGGGGAATGAGGCTGGTGTGCAGACCAGAGGGGAATGCCCTCTGCTGGCAAGGGGTGTGGTTCCACTCCCCACTGAGAGGCGAACGTGAGGGCCAGGCTCGCACTGCAAGATGACACAAACAAGAACTGGACGGGCATGCAGAGGGGCCTGGGTCTGCTCTAGCAGCAAGGTGCCTCCTGGCAGCATGCTGGAGGCTTCAGGTAGTGATAGGAACTGGGCTTCTCAGACCAAAGCAAAGCTCAAGCAGATTACAGGCATCGATTTATTTACTTACAACAGCATTTTAGGAAAAGACAAACACCCACCCTCCTCTGGTGAACCAGCCCCGCACCCCTGCAGGTCAGTGCTAGCCAGACCTCTGCGCCTCGGGCACCTGCAGTGGGGCTCTGGGAGCTCCCTGAGGCTGCTCCCCAGGAGACATCAGCTCTTCTCTCAACACCCAGCATGCAGGTCCATTTCCAGAGTCCCGGTGGGACCacaaccagacagtgccttgaccaaCCCCATTCGGAACAACCAAtgctaccccttcccccagcaccaCCCACTGTACGGATACCAGGGCTCCACATCCAGAACAGAACCCAGGGCAATGTGCTCTGGTCAGCGTTGCCACATCTCTGAACTTGAACATGGGTCTTTTGGGTGGGCAACACTGGTCCCCCACACTCATGCTGAGAAAACTAGGACCTGGCTTTCTACTttggcaaaaaaacaaaaaaaacccaaaccctaAGAACTTTGATGGCATTAAGTAAACTTTAGGAAACAGAAAAAACAAGACAGCAGCTGGTGCCAGCCCTCAAGGCCTCCCCGCACGTCTCGTGGCTCCTGCAGCAGCCCTCTAAGAGCCTGCAGTGGCCCTGAAGGCAACCGTCCCAGCTCCTTCCACAGCCACTCTGGCATCCAAGCTGAGAAGGCAAGTGGGCAGTGGCCAGGGGAGTGCCCGCTAATTTACAGTGAAAGACAAAACTGTGGCACCCACTGAGGAGTGGAGGCACTGGCAAAGGCCCTAGGAAAAAGATCATGTGGCTGGAGGAGCCTGGAGTTCTGGTGGGCGCTGTGGGAGACAGAGCTCAGACCCAGTGGCCCAAGGTACCTCCAGAGGCAGCTGCCCAGCAAGGATGAGAACCCCAGGCAGGCACACCTGGACCTGGACCTGGATGACTATTCTGTCCAGGGGGCTGGGCACCTCTAAGAACCGAGGGAGGCAAGGGCAGGAGGCCCCAGCAGGGCTTAGCCAGCTGGTAGTAGGGCCAAGACCCCAGCCCTGAACCACAGAAGAAGGTCATCATCTGTAAATGCCCAGCAGAGTGTCAGCGGTGCTGGACACAGGTCCACAGGCACCTTCTTGTGGCAGGCTGTCTGTCAAGGGGGAGGCCTCCAGGAGCTGCCTGGCACAGGGGTGGCCCCAATCCCCACTGGCTGACGGTAGGCAGCAGGGATGCAGCCCTGGAGCGTGAGGGCCCCACAGCACTGGGCTCAAGTCCACACACATCCTTTGGCCAGTCCCATCAACTCTGCACAGTGAAGGACCGAGGGCAGCATGCCAGGCTCCAGGGTCCGCCCAGAGTCACAAAGCTACCCACACCAGTGTGCATAAACTCAACACCAGGATGCAGACCCACTGTCCAACCTAAGAGGAACAGGATCAGTTCTGAGTCCACCCTGGCCCGGCAGGCAAGAGCAGCTGAGAGGCCATGGCTGCCGGTTGCAGCTCTGCAGGATCAAAAGGTGAGAGAGAGTGGGGAGGAAGGACAGGAGCCTCCAGCACATCACACAGCAGGGGAGCCAGTGCACGTAGAGGCGCAGTTAATTCCTCAAGGCAGCCAACCTGGGAAACCAACAGAGGGTCATGTGAGACAAGAAAGGCAAGGGCCAGGGGAACACTGTGTCCACGTGTCAGATGCCTGCTCAGCCAGATCCCCCCACCCCGAGCTCATGATTCTTTCCTCAGTTTCAGCTTCCTAAGGTCATCCTGAGACAACAGAAGTAAAAACATCAGAAAACAGCCAAGTACCACCAGCTACACTTAGGAAAAGCAGATTTCCTTTCTCAGCCTAgtcctagggatggaacccaagggtgctctaccattgaactccatctccagccctcttgattgtgagagacagggtctcaaagaggctggtctcaaatttgtgattctcctgtctgagcctcccaagtagctttgattacaggtgtgtacaacTGCATTCAGCCAAGATTCTGCTTTCTGAAGTGAGCTGTGTACACACAAACCTGTGATGCCACATCAGACACCAACTGCCTTCTGTGCAGGGCTGACCACAGGCAGACGAAGAGGAGACATGTTTGAGAGCCCAGACAGGAGTGTTCCTTGAGCTGAAGATTCGCCACCCACACTGACATTCTGACTGCAGGGAGGAGGACAGACCCTTCTGTGCCCAGCCTCAGCCCAAACTGCCTTTAGTGTCTCCAACTTGTAGCTGCCTTCACAGCACAGAGCACAGGCTGACGGCTGCTCCAGGGCACCACCCTACCTCCGGGACAGCTGGTCCTCCTGGCTGCGAACAGAGCTCTCCCCCACCGCGGAGGCACCCTCAGGCAGCTGGCTGAGCTGGTCCAGCACCTCTAGGCCATTCTCCTCAGCAATCTGCACAATGAGGCTGTCCACCTGCTCCTGAGGTGTGGTGAGTGTGGTGGCTGAGCTCATGGAGTCCTCCATCACCTGGGGGCGGAGCACATTCTGGTCAGTCGGGGAAGGGCTACAGCAGCCTTCCACAGCCCCACAGGGCCCCACCTCATTTTCCATTCTCCACCCACACGCGCCACAGGGCCCCACCTCATGCCAATATTTTCAGGATGCTCTCTCTGAGCACCCTCATGCCAATATTTTCAGGACGCTCTCTCTGCTCCCTCACCCCTTCCTGCCACTCCTTCATTTTGTTCCCCTACTGTGCACACGAGTGCTGAGGGCACTATCTACAACTCTGTGTGCTCGTCTATCACCCACCTGGTCCTCCCTACATTCCCTCTCGGGGTCCTGGCAGGGACCACCTCAAAGGACTCTCACCAGACAcagtggcctgtaatcccagtgactcgggaagctgagacaggaggatcatgagttcaaagccagcctcagcaacagtgaggcgctaagcaactcacttTTATTTAGAGTCTCTAAATAGAATGCAGAATAGGGATGTGATGTGGCTCAGGAgtcgagtgcccctaagttcaatccccagtaccaaaaaaaaaaaaaaaagactctcagGGACACGGGACTGAGCACCCTCCAGCCCTCCCACAGCACTACATACCGATGTGTGCACATCCAGATTCTGCACCTGCTGCTCAAACCTGTCCATCACGGCAGAAACCTTCTGCAGGTCCATGGTGCTCAGGGCCTTATCCAGTGCTTTGGTTACCTGTGCCATGTTCTTCGTCACCTGGGACAAGAGAGGGTTGGGGAAGGGAACAGGACTAAGGTGAGCAAGGGTTTTCCACCAAGAACATGTCCTCTGAGCTCCGATGGGAGCCCAGGTCCTTAGCAAATGCTGTCAACTGAACGCACAAGCACATGGCCACTTACGGGACAAGGAGGACATGGTGGAGCTGCAAGCCTACACCTCTTCCAGAGGGGCCCTGCTGTGAAACTAAGGGGTCTAGTGAGAGTCCCAAGATCAGCTGGGACGAGTCTAGCCACAAGGCTCTGCGTCTGGTGCTGTCGGAGGACCCCAGCCCACTTTCCTGTGTCCAGCCAGCACTCCCCATGCCTCAGCCCTTGCTGACCCAGCTTCCCTACACTCTGGGCTGCCCCAGACCAGCCACCAGATCCTGTTCCTGCTTCAGTCAGCACAAGCAGCGCCAGGACCCTAGCACTCACCCCTTTCATGGTCACTGCCATCTGCACCTTGGAGGTTACTGCATCCACACGGGATGCCATGCGGAGCCAGTTCACACCTTCATTCTTCTTGCGGATGGCATTCTCAGCATAGACTCGGGCACACTCCACATTTTTCTGCTGAAGGGCCTGATTCAAGGGGAAAAGTTTATAGGGGAAACTGGTAGTTTGTCTGCACACTGGCTAGGAGGAGCCTGGTGATACGCTCCTCCAGGGGGTCGTTTGCTAACATGGAGTGGGGAGGCCCTTCAGTCCCAGGTACACTCATCAACAGCGTTTGTGAGgccagggtgtggctcagtggtggagcccttGCCTTGAATGCGAAGGCCCCGGGTCCCATCCTTAGTGCACCCCTCCCTCCGCCCCATCTGTGAGCTTTGTATAACTGTGATGTAAGCCTCAAGCCCACCTAGGAGCATGGGTTGAGCCCAAGGGTGGACGATGCAGTAGGCCCTCCAGAGTGGTTGGCCTGCTGCAGCTCACCCCAGCCACTGCTGCACAGAAGCAGAGGAGAGAGGCAGAGGCACTGAGTCCAAAGTAGATGCCACTGCTGCAGGAATGGCACAGGTCACTGTCACATAGACTGTGGCCAGCTGCCTGGGAAGCCAGAATCAACATCCCTGAAGCCACTTCACCAAGGAGGCAAGGTTTTCTCgttgttttggtgctgggatttgagcccaagggtgctctactgctgagctccaTTCCTGCCTTTTATTTTCATTGTGAGATGTGATGTCACTAAGTtgaccaggctggcctcgaatttgcaatcctcttacctcagcttgCCATagagctgggattatgggtgtgcaccaGTGCGCCTggctttttttgaatttttttttttttttaaacagtgctggggattgaaccaatggcttcctgcatgctaggcaagtgctctaccactgagctatatccccagacaagGAAGTAATGTAagtaaagtttcaaaggaagttccACCAAAAGCAAGGGTCCCCAACATTCCTTTTGGCCTGCCTTCTCAGGGTTCTCCCAGGAGAGGCCCCCAGAGAGTCTCTAGCTCTACCACACCCCATGGAGGCCCACTATACCCTTGCCCAAACCCTGATGCCCTGGACACCAGCTCTGCAGAAAAGAATGATGAGATCATGGCAGGGACAGGTAGAGCCCACTTCCTGTATTATTTAGGGCAGAGCAACTTCAGAATATCAGAGGAATAACAGGATGGACATTCAAAGAGAACCAGCAGAGGCTATGCACTCATCTTCCCAAGTGCACACCCCACGGGTCAGGAAGGGAGAGTCAGGACCTGCCCCTTCTCCCAAGACTGCTGGTCTCAGATACGGAAGTGAATGTGGCAGGGATCAGAAGCCACAGTGCGCTTCTAGAAGACAGCATCAGAATGGAACAGAAAAACATGGAGAAGGCAGAATCAGAAGCTGGACACATCGCATACCTTCTTCACTTTGGCCTGCTCCGCCTTGGAGTCCTTCTCTGCCTTCTTGGCTAGCTTCTCCAGCTGCTTCGCTGTGAACTGAGGAGAAACCAAGACATTCTGAGCTGAACGCCTGAGGTCCACCCTCCAAGTCCCGCTCCCCAATCCCTCCACCTCTGCCACCCTGGACTGCCACAAACTGAGAAGGCAGAAAGCCCACCATCATGGGGTTGAGACTGCAATAGCTTGAGGAAGGAGATGCCCTCTGACAGGTTTTCTAAAACATTTGTCTTCTCCCCAAACATCCTGATCCAAGCCCTTCCCCAGAATGGAAGGCTGACCCCAATTCCTGCTTATGTAAGGCTTCCAACTTGTTTCAGGACACCCCCAAATAGTAACACATAATTCTAGATAAAAATACTGAagatgccaggtgcagtggcgcatgcctgtaatccccacggctcaggaggctgaggcaggaggttctgaAGTTCAAGGATAGGCTCAGCAatgtagtaaggccctaagccacttagcatgaccctgtctcaatacaaaaaataaaaagggctagggatgtagctcaatggcaaagtACCCCTGGTACCAACCCAACTAACCCTGATACCAACTCTAGTACCAACCCAACCAATGAATAAAACCCTCAAAacccatgggctggggatgtagctcagttggtaagtgCTTGCccggcatgcacaaagccctggcttCAATCACCAGCCccacagaacaacaacaacaaaacctgaaAATATGATTTCCACAGAATACTTGCGCAGACAGATCCCAGAAACCTGATTGTCCTGCGACCACCACTACCAGGATGCACATCCCCAGGACCTCTGCAGCTGCCTGGTGCCAAAACCAGTCCTAGCCACTGCCACCACTCTAGGGGCTGGCTTACTGTCTTCCATGCAACTGACCCCCTGAGGGCCTGGGCCCACAGCAGCAGCACTTCACAAAGACTTGGTGTGAGGTGAGGCCACTTGAGAGCTACATGTGGTAGTCTGTGGGCTCCATTCCTGCCCAACTTCAGTCCAGTGAGAAACAAGATACCGCTAACCGTGATGAGGAAGTGTGGGTCCTTTAAAAGAAAAGTGAGGAACGAGCCTGGGATTATCAGAAAGCTGAAAACACCACCCCAACACGAGGGGCATCCACAGGTCTCCGACAGTGACTTTCAAGCATCTCAGGCCACAGCTTGATTGCTTAGCAGGACCATCAAGGCACGATTAACACCAACCTTGTTTCTTGAGCGATAATACACTCAGTCTTTCATGGATGAGCTAGAGTGATCTACTGCCAGAAAAGAGGAATCAATTAACATTGCACAGAGCCAGCTCAACAACTTGTCTTTGGTCAGTCTGAGCAGTTGTCCCAACTctgtttctaggattctgagtgtgacttgtACCATCTGTCCCCATTTGCTCATCGCCAGGACAGGGCTGGGGCAAATGGTCATTTAATACATACCTTCAACTGGAACAGGGTATCTGCAAAGAAAGAGAACATGGTTTGAGGACTGCATGTTCATGAAACATGACAAGCAGCAAGTCCAACAAACAGATGGGCTCACTGAGACCCCTGCAGACACTAGGAGCTTGCACAGAACCAAGACCTGACAGCACTGGCTAGGGCCTGAGCATGAGTCAGAAGATACACTGGTAGCCAGCTCCAGCCCCTTGCTAGCTGCAGGGCTATAATCAACACAGACCCTCCCTTAGCCAGTGTCCTTTTTGAGAATGTGGGGTGGGTATGAGGACAGATCATGTAACGCAGGCAGCTCCTGGCAGTGGTGAAAACTTGAGATGGTGGTTTACAATTAATGCAACTTCACAAGACCCTTGGGATTCTTTCCCAACCTAATAATGTTCAGTACTTAACAGTCCATTTTGTATGTACTCAATCGTCCCAAAGGTAAATGGATCAAAATAGCCGAGTGATGACTGACTCCATGGCAGCTGCCATTTCTAAGCCATTGCTTCAGGTTACCTTGTTACCAGGTTACCTTGCCCGCCCACCCTGCAGACGGAGTGTCTTGAACAAATCCACTGTTGTCCTAATTCACTGCCTGTTCACTACAACTCAAGGGCCAGGCAGATTCTGATTGatataaatttattaaatttctaAATCCGGAGAGTTCAACCCCAGCACAGAAAGAGGGTTCTAGAGGGTTTACCTTAACTCAGAAGGAGAAACCTGAGTACTGGTTCCAAAAGGGCTTGCCCCACCAGCCCAGAATGTGTGTCCCAAAGGGTTCATCCTCTCCTGGCCCAGCATGAAAGTCCCGAGTGCTGGCTTCAGAAGAGTTCATCACCCCCAGCCTTAAATGAGGATCCCAAGAACTGGCTCCTGAAAGGTCACCGCCCTCAGCCCTGAATAAGGGTACATTCCACAGATGCAATCAAGGATCCCCTTTGAGTTCTGGGCACCTAGCAATCTATCTTTTCTCAGTACAGGGTCTggtggaatgtgtgtgtgtgtgtgtgtgtgtgtgtgtgtgtgtgtgtgtgtgtattttagtactgggattgaatccaggggtgcttaaccattcagccacatctccagtcccattttaaattttattgaggTCTGTTGGTGTAGTGTGGCCCGGGAGAACGCCGCGTGTGTGGTTCGGCATATTTCCCGGGAGAGTGCATGGCACTGGCaggagtttcagaaataaagtttgttcctgcttaagtggctcgtgattttgtgcccagccagactgtggcaagcaGGAGCATCTCTGCATCACATTGCAATCTAGGAGGCAGCTATGCACCATGTTTCCTGTTGGCTGAATGTGTCTCCTCCATGTGTCTGTCATTATACCCCAGGACCAGAAGTGTAGTTGAGCAGGTTGGCTTCATGTGAGGATGCAGgcgaagagaaggaggagaaacGTAAGATTTCTTAAAAGGCTAGAGTTGGATAGACAAACTACACCTTCTGCCTATGTACCACTGGCAAGACTCACCACAGGTATAAATACAAGGACTTCTGCTCAACCACTATAGATTCCCCCATTCTCCACTAAAATTTCCAAATCTTGTCATTCTTAACTTCCTTTCTAAGAAAATTGGCTTATTTCCTTAGTTCAATTTTATACAATATAATACTGCTTAAGTTTTGAATTTGCTTCCTTTAAAAGCTAttacatgggctggggttgtggctcaggggtagagagctcacctaccacatgcgaggccctggggttcaatcctgagcaccacataaaaataaataaataaataaattttattgagaTGGGGTCTCGCTGAAGTGCCTCACTAATCTGTTgatctggctttgaattcttgaccctcctgcctcagcctcctgagtagctgggattacaggcatgtgccactgcgcctggccagGGCCTGGTCAAGGCCAAAGCTGGCTTTGACTCTGGAAAACAAAGCTACCCTGATACATGGGCAAGCAAATCAGTGCCATGATGCCCAGTCCATCCCACTTGGCAAAATCCCCTCCCTTCCAGCCTCAGGGTCCTTATCCAGATTGCATGAACAAGACCATGTAGAACAAACAGCTGAAGAAACTGGCTTAAGAAGGTTTTctccccttcaacagatgaatggataaagaaaatgtggtacatatacacaatggaatattactcagacttaaagaaaaatgaaagtatggcacttgcagataaatggatggaactggagaatgtaatactaagtaaaataaatcaa carries:
- the Chmp1a gene encoding charged multivesicular body protein 1a translates to MDDTLFQLKFTAKQLEKLAKKAEKDSKAEQAKVKKALQQKNVECARVYAENAIRKKNEGVNWLRMASRVDAVTSKVQMAVTMKGVTKNMAQVTKALDKALSTMDLQKVSAVMDRFEQQVQNLDVHTSVMEDSMSSATTLTTPQEQVDSLIVQIAEENGLEVLDQLSQLPEGASAVGESSVRSQEDQLSRRLAALRN